From a single Bryobacter aggregatus MPL3 genomic region:
- a CDS encoding inositol monophosphatase family protein, which translates to MSYDSELFFAQSAARKAGEACIRILNQGVEAETKSDESPVTRADKESERLIVSILSQAFPEDGFLGEEGASREGSSGRRWIIDPIDGTRDFVRNNRLWAILIGLEENGVPVVGVCYLPMLGEIYYAAKGHGAFWDGNPIQASKIDTAKQAVVCVNKLNAVTQAPFGPPLLDWMSKFWCVRVFGGIYDAMLVASGRMEIWLEPSVAPWDLCAPTCILREAGAKFMALNGKDSIYEGTGVAFAPGMESEVRGFLGL; encoded by the coding sequence ATGAGTTACGATAGCGAACTGTTTTTTGCCCAATCTGCTGCCCGTAAGGCGGGCGAGGCTTGCATCCGGATTTTGAACCAGGGAGTGGAGGCCGAAACTAAGTCTGACGAGTCACCCGTCACCCGCGCCGACAAGGAAAGTGAACGTCTCATTGTGAGCATTCTGTCCCAGGCCTTCCCCGAAGACGGCTTTCTCGGCGAAGAAGGAGCTAGCCGCGAAGGCAGCAGTGGCCGCCGCTGGATTATCGACCCCATCGACGGAACTCGCGATTTTGTGCGCAATAACCGCCTCTGGGCCATCCTCATCGGCCTGGAAGAAAACGGCGTCCCCGTCGTTGGCGTCTGCTACCTGCCGATGCTCGGCGAAATTTATTACGCCGCCAAGGGTCACGGCGCGTTTTGGGACGGCAATCCGATCCAGGCCAGCAAAATCGATACGGCCAAGCAGGCCGTCGTCTGCGTCAACAAGCTGAATGCAGTCACCCAGGCGCCTTTTGGCCCGCCGCTCCTTGATTGGATGTCAAAATTCTGGTGCGTCCGGGTCTTTGGTGGCATCTATGACGCCATGCTGGTGGCCAGCGGCCGCATGGAGATCTGGCTCGAACCGAGCGTTGCCCCCTGGGACCTCTGCGCGCCCACCTGCATCCTGCGCGAGGCTGGCGCGAAGTTCATGGCCCTCAATGGGAAAGACTCCATCTACGAAGGCACCGGCGTCGCCTTTGCACCCGGTATGGAGTCCGAGGTGCGCGGCTTCCTGGGGCTATAA
- a CDS encoding DUF885 domain-containing protein: MRPTALLCIVLLTGCSTQPVDSFSGFVDDYFKAAFAASPSFATATGIHDYDGQIEDLSAAAVQKRIAVLEAQQSRLDTILKNQKLNAEDAMDAEILKSQILAELHETKVLETWRKNPMNYVGGPGGSIDLLMKRSFAPAKDRLKLVTSRLRGVPPMITALQANVQNPPREFTDLAIRIAGGSVGFFRDTVATWAKDAAAGDAALLAEFKTANDAAAKSFEDATKWLKEDLLPRSKGSYAIGAEAFSKKLLYEEMVDIPLDKLLAIGEANLAKDYADFVATAKLIAPNKKPAEVMTLLEADHPTEADLIPSSKRTIESIRNFIIEKKIISLPSDVLPHIEETPPYARNGGFASMDTPGAYETKATEAFYYITPPEKEWPAKQKLEHLKLFNRSVMDVITIHEAYPGHYTQFLYAKQYPTKTRKIVGVASNAEGWAHYAEQMMLEQGFGKDDPKIKLAQLHEALLRDCRYLAGIKLHTQGMSVEDATRIFEERGMQLHANAYEEARRGSYNPTYLYYTLGKLMIYKLRGDLQQAQGASFNLESFHNQYVKQGAIPIPLVRRILLPGNTASSL, from the coding sequence ATGCGCCCAACGGCCCTCCTTTGCATCGTTCTTCTTACGGGCTGCTCCACGCAGCCCGTGGACAGCTTCTCCGGCTTTGTAGACGACTACTTTAAGGCGGCCTTTGCAGCCTCCCCCTCCTTTGCCACTGCTACTGGCATCCACGACTATGACGGGCAGATCGAAGATCTCTCGGCAGCCGCCGTACAGAAACGCATCGCCGTCCTCGAAGCCCAGCAGTCCCGCCTGGACACGATTCTCAAGAACCAGAAGCTAAACGCCGAGGACGCGATGGACGCGGAGATCCTGAAGTCGCAGATCCTCGCCGAACTGCACGAAACCAAGGTCCTCGAGACCTGGCGCAAGAACCCGATGAACTATGTCGGAGGCCCGGGCGGCTCGATCGATCTGCTCATGAAGCGCAGCTTCGCCCCTGCCAAGGACCGTCTGAAGCTTGTCACCTCGCGGCTGCGCGGCGTGCCGCCGATGATCACCGCGCTCCAGGCGAATGTCCAGAATCCGCCGCGCGAGTTCACAGACCTCGCCATCCGCATCGCTGGGGGGTCGGTTGGCTTCTTCCGCGACACGGTTGCCACCTGGGCCAAGGACGCCGCGGCCGGCGACGCTGCGCTGCTCGCCGAATTCAAGACCGCCAACGACGCGGCGGCCAAGTCCTTTGAGGACGCTACCAAATGGCTGAAGGAAGACCTGCTGCCTCGCTCGAAAGGCAGCTATGCGATCGGCGCCGAGGCCTTCTCAAAAAAGCTGCTCTATGAAGAGATGGTCGACATCCCGCTCGACAAACTGCTCGCCATCGGCGAGGCGAATCTGGCCAAGGACTATGCAGACTTCGTCGCCACCGCCAAGTTGATCGCTCCGAACAAGAAGCCAGCCGAGGTCATGACGCTCCTTGAGGCAGACCATCCGACGGAAGCCGACCTCATTCCTTCCTCAAAACGCACCATCGAGAGCATCCGCAACTTCATCATCGAGAAGAAAATCATCTCGCTGCCGAGTGACGTCCTGCCGCACATCGAAGAGACGCCACCCTATGCCCGCAACGGCGGCTTCGCCTCGATGGATACGCCGGGTGCTTATGAGACCAAGGCGACCGAAGCCTTCTACTACATCACTCCGCCTGAGAAGGAATGGCCGGCTAAGCAGAAGCTTGAGCACCTGAAGCTGTTCAACCGCTCTGTCATGGATGTCATCACGATCCACGAAGCCTACCCCGGCCACTACACGCAGTTCCTCTACGCGAAGCAATACCCGACGAAGACGCGCAAGATTGTCGGAGTCGCCTCAAATGCGGAAGGCTGGGCGCATTATGCCGAACAGATGATGCTCGAACAAGGCTTCGGCAAAGACGATCCGAAGATCAAGCTCGCCCAACTCCACGAAGCGCTGCTACGCGACTGCCGTTACCTTGCCGGCATCAAGCTGCATACCCAGGGGATGAGTGTCGAGGACGCAACCAGGATCTTCGAGGAGCGCGGCATGCAACTCCACGCGAACGCTTACGAGGAAGCGCGCCGGGGTTCCTACAACCCGACTTACTTGTACTACACGCTCGGCAAGCTCATGATCTACAAGCTACGTGGCGACCTGCAGCAAGCGCAAGGCGCCAGCTTCAACCTCGAGAGCTTCCACAACCAGTACGTGAAGCAGGGTGCGATCCCGATTCCGTTGGTCCGCCGCATTTTGCTGCCGGGGAACACCGCGTCCAGCCTTTAG
- a CDS encoding SDR family oxidoreductase produces MDFKLAGKTAIVTGGSAGIGFSIVESLVAEGVRVVVPGRSREKLKQAFPNGTKLVQTVVADVATAEGAASLIDQVDEIDILVNNLGIYQVQDFAAISDADWLRFFEVNVLSGVRLSRHYFPKMLAKNWGRVIFVSSESGVMTPPEMIHYGVTKSSQLAISRGLAELTKGTEVTVNSVLPGPTRSEGIVDFIQSLSSVPGASDEAAEREFFEKHRSTSLLQRLIRGEEVASLVAYLASPLSAATNGAALRVEGGLLRSIA; encoded by the coding sequence TTGGATTTCAAGCTTGCTGGGAAAACTGCGATTGTCACGGGCGGGTCGGCTGGGATTGGGTTTTCGATTGTTGAAAGTCTGGTGGCGGAAGGGGTTCGGGTTGTCGTGCCAGGACGGAGCCGGGAGAAGTTGAAACAGGCTTTCCCTAACGGGACGAAGCTTGTGCAGACGGTCGTTGCGGATGTGGCGACAGCTGAGGGCGCTGCTTCATTGATCGATCAGGTGGACGAGATCGATATCCTTGTCAACAATCTCGGCATCTATCAGGTGCAGGACTTTGCCGCGATCAGCGATGCCGATTGGCTTCGTTTCTTTGAAGTGAATGTACTGAGCGGGGTTCGTTTGTCGCGCCACTATTTCCCGAAGATGCTGGCGAAGAATTGGGGCCGGGTGATCTTTGTGTCGAGTGAGTCTGGCGTGATGACGCCGCCGGAGATGATCCATTACGGCGTAACGAAGTCTTCGCAGCTTGCCATTTCGCGAGGGCTGGCTGAGTTGACCAAGGGCACTGAAGTCACTGTGAATTCCGTACTGCCTGGCCCGACGCGATCGGAAGGAATTGTCGATTTCATCCAGAGCTTGTCGAGTGTTCCGGGGGCGAGCGATGAGGCGGCAGAGAGAGAATTTTTCGAGAAGCATCGCTCCACCTCGCTGTTGCAACGTCTGATTCGTGGTGAGGAAGTGGCGAGTTTGGTAGCGTACTTGGCGAGTCCGTTATCGGCGGCGACGAACGGGGCGGCGCTGCGAGTGGAAGGCGGCTTGTTGCGTTCGATTGCGTAA
- a CDS encoding AMP-dependent synthetase/ligase, with amino-acid sequence MSSRTVFTALEEAAARYGDATALVQPEPGGKTTSYSWNQYMQIVKEVACGLRSLGIQYGDVVAIQSETRAEFYFADMGIICNGSIAAAMYTSYPQGEAIHKLRNCNAKLVFVENPKMLATLAASLSSAEPLDLQWVLMTGEAEGVQTLAGLRELGREAMAQDAQMFARIYIETKPQDPAIIYLTSGSTGEPKMGLVTHHAIVSNIAMAPKVLKLGPTDTAIAFLPSAHITQRLVLQMLPMEYGMSVYFSESLSRLPKEIAAVKPTFLLAPPRLWERIHTNIVTEMKKKPAAIQKLFHGGLGLGLKAMEYKSRGETVPFWISMPLSLVDRLVFSKIREKLGGRIRFAISGSAPLGKELAAFFGAVGVPILEGYGLTEGGVTHVNPLEKPKIGSIGPLLPGVKCKLMPDGEMALSGDTLFSGYYQDPEANKKVFTDDGWLLTGDIASVDPDGYWYITGRKKEILVASNGKKIYPNRIEGMFKGEPGISQVVLLGDKRPFVTALFTRNPAVTEPLEEKLKSLVQQVNKTVEAHEQIRKYKILPREFTIEQGEMTPTMKIRKSIVAEHFEAEINEMYAGKEEMQ; translated from the coding sequence ATGAGTTCGAGGACCGTCTTTACAGCCCTGGAAGAGGCGGCCGCCCGGTACGGCGACGCTACGGCGCTGGTGCAGCCGGAGCCCGGTGGCAAGACCACGAGCTATTCGTGGAATCAGTACATGCAGATCGTCAAGGAAGTGGCCTGTGGGCTGCGGAGTTTGGGGATCCAATATGGGGATGTCGTCGCCATCCAAAGCGAGACCCGCGCGGAATTTTATTTCGCCGATATGGGAATCATCTGTAACGGATCGATTGCGGCGGCGATGTATACGAGCTATCCGCAGGGCGAAGCCATTCATAAGCTGCGCAATTGCAACGCGAAGCTGGTTTTTGTCGAGAATCCGAAGATGTTGGCGACACTGGCTGCCAGCCTCTCGTCGGCAGAGCCACTCGATTTGCAGTGGGTGTTGATGACGGGCGAGGCCGAAGGCGTGCAAACGCTGGCGGGCTTGCGGGAGCTGGGACGCGAGGCGATGGCGCAAGATGCGCAGATGTTCGCGCGGATCTACATCGAAACCAAGCCGCAGGACCCGGCAATTATCTATCTCACCTCCGGCTCCACCGGTGAGCCGAAGATGGGTCTGGTGACGCATCACGCGATTGTTTCGAATATCGCAATGGCTCCAAAGGTGCTCAAGCTCGGGCCCACTGATACGGCAATTGCCTTTTTGCCAAGTGCGCACATCACCCAACGCCTGGTGTTGCAGATGCTGCCCATGGAATACGGCATGTCGGTGTATTTCAGCGAGAGCCTGTCGCGGCTGCCGAAAGAGATCGCCGCGGTGAAGCCTACCTTCCTGCTTGCCCCGCCGCGGCTCTGGGAACGCATCCACACGAATATCGTGACGGAGATGAAGAAGAAGCCGGCGGCAATCCAGAAGCTGTTCCATGGTGGCCTAGGGCTTGGGCTGAAGGCCATGGAGTACAAGTCGCGCGGCGAGACGGTACCGTTTTGGATCTCGATGCCGCTCTCGCTGGTGGATCGTCTGGTGTTTTCGAAGATTCGGGAAAAGCTGGGCGGGCGCATCCGCTTTGCAATTTCAGGTTCGGCGCCGCTGGGCAAAGAGCTGGCTGCCTTCTTTGGCGCGGTGGGCGTTCCGATTCTCGAGGGCTATGGCCTCACCGAAGGCGGCGTGACGCATGTGAATCCGCTCGAGAAGCCAAAGATCGGTTCGATCGGCCCGCTGCTGCCGGGGGTGAAGTGCAAGCTGATGCCCGATGGGGAGATGGCGCTCAGTGGCGACACTTTGTTCAGCGGCTATTACCAGGACCCTGAGGCGAACAAGAAGGTATTTACCGACGACGGCTGGCTGTTGACCGGCGACATCGCCAGCGTCGACCCGGACGGCTACTGGTACATCACCGGGCGCAAAAAAGAGATTCTCGTTGCCTCAAACGGGAAGAAAATCTATCCGAACCGCATTGAGGGGATGTTCAAGGGCGAGCCCGGCATCAGCCAGGTGGTGTTGCTGGGAGACAAGCGGCCCTTTGTGACGGCGTTATTTACTCGCAATCCGGCTGTAACAGAGCCGCTAGAGGAAAAGCTCAAATCACTGGTACAGCAAGTGAACAAGACAGTGGAGGCGCACGAGCAGATTCG
- a CDS encoding type II toxin-antitoxin system RelE/ParE family toxin — protein sequence MKVLWSRRAIRHLIHLREYIGKDSQQNAALVARRILDAVNLLPSQPHLGRPGRVLGTRERVVPETPYVIPYRVRRDQLELIAVFHGRQKWPTKLQS from the coding sequence ATGAAGGTGCTTTGGTCCCGCCGCGCAATTCGACACCTCATTCACTTGCGCGAGTACATTGGGAAAGACTCGCAGCAGAATGCGGCTCTCGTCGCTCGGCGGATTCTCGATGCAGTGAATCTGCTACCCTCCCAACCACACCTGGGCCGGCCGGGTCGGGTTCTCGGCACTCGTGAGCGTGTAGTACCCGAAACTCCCTATGTCATTCCTTACCGCGTTCGACGAGATCAGCTGGAATTGATTGCGGTTTTCCACGGTAGACAAAAATGGCCCACGAAACTTCAGAGCTAG
- a CDS encoding CopG family ribbon-helix-helix protein: MTETLSIRIDSAIKQRLDALAKRSNRSKSFLAAEAIAAYVESEEWQLGELNTGIAELDARQSISHDKVSKWLNTWGKPGETKAPR; encoded by the coding sequence ATGACAGAGACTCTTTCCATCCGAATTGACTCAGCAATAAAACAGCGGCTCGATGCTCTTGCCAAGCGCTCGAACCGGTCGAAATCCTTTCTCGCAGCTGAAGCGATTGCGGCCTATGTGGAGTCCGAGGAATGGCAGCTTGGTGAGCTTAATACCGGGATTGCCGAGCTGGATGCTCGCCAGAGTATCAGCCATGACAAGGTTTCGAAATGGCTCAACACCTGGGGCAAGCCGGGTGAAACCAAAGCCCCACGATGA